The Ferrovibrio sp. MS7 sequence TGACGCGCAGCGCACCCAGGCTGGCGATGTAGCGCGGCCCCATCACGGAATAGGTCGCCCAGCAGAAGGCGACGCCGAGGAACATCAGGTCGCCCACCAGGTCGCCGCCATCCAGCGTGATGCCGGTGAGGCTGTTGTTGATCACCAGGAACACCCCGGCAAACGACAGCAGCACGCCGCTCCAGGCCAGCGCGCCGGGCGTGCTCTCACGTTTGACCAGGTTGCGCACGGTGGTCATCAGCATGGCGAAGATCGGCGATACCGCCACCAGGATCGCGCCCTTCGAGGCGGCGGTGAAGGTCAGCGCGTTGGTCCACAGCAACTGCATCATGGTGACGCCGATAAAGCCGAGCAGCGCCAGGGCCGGAATGTCGCGCCGCCGGGGCGGTTGCAGGCCGCCGCGCATCGCCATCAGGCCGAGCAGCACCAGGGCGGCCAGCAGATAGCGGGTGGTGGCATAGGCCATCGGCGGCAGGAAGCCGAGGATATACTTCGCCACCGGGAAGGTGTTGCCCCAGATGAATACGGTGAGCAGCAGATAGAAATCGGCGGTGCTGAAGCCGAAGCCGGAGCCCTTTGGCGGGGAGTGCTGAGGCGCGCTCATGCCGCATGCCGCCTTTGCATTTTTTGCAACCCTGGCTCCCAAAACAAAGACGGCAGGGGAATGCCCCTGCCGTCTGTATTATTCATTCAGAGTTATATAGCGCGGATCGGGCGGCGCGTCACGCCCCGCCCCATCTGGGTGGCCTGGTTCTTACTTGCTCGGCATCATGCGGTCTGCCTTCGGCGGCAGGAACGCATCGGTGAACAGCTCGGAAGCCTTCGGTGCACGGGCCAGGCCGACGGCCGAGGCCACGGCCTGCGCCGAACGCTCGAGACGTGCGGTGTCGACATCGCCGAAGCCGTTCTTCTTCACCCAGGGGGTGAGCACGTTGCGCTCCAGCGACATGTAGAGCCGCTCCAGTTCCAAACCCTCGTCGATCAGGCCGTCGCGGGTCTTGGCGGCACGCGCACCCAGGGTCGGGTCAGCGGCGATTTCCTTCCACGCCTTGATGGTGGCCTTCACGAAGCCCTTGATGGCATTCGGGTTGGCCTGCATGAAGGCCGGCGAGGCGATCACCGCATTGCCGTAGAAGTCCATGCCGTAATCGGCATAGATCAGCGGCACGATGTCCTCGGGCTTCACGCCGATCTTCTTCAGATCGAGGAAGGACGAGA is a genomic window containing:
- a CDS encoding DMT family transporter translates to MSAPQHSPPKGSGFGFSTADFYLLLTVFIWGNTFPVAKYILGFLPPMAYATTRYLLAALVLLGLMAMRGGLQPPRRRDIPALALLGFIGVTMMQLLWTNALTFTAASKGAILVAVSPIFAMLMTTVRNLVKRESTPGALAWSGVLLSFAGVFLVINNSLTGITLDGGDLVGDLMFLGVAFCWATYSVMGPRYIASLGALRVTAWSMLFGSLLLIPLSIVDIARADWGATTLTIWAGFLFTSVGAGALGYLWWYEGVAKLGVARAATYSYLIPVFAMISAALVLGESISMAQLIGAAVVLAGLMMTRLGTQRTPGNGG